The following proteins are co-located in the Sporosarcina pasteurii genome:
- the mtaB gene encoding tRNA (N(6)-L-threonylcarbamoyladenosine(37)-C(2))-methylthiotransferase MtaB: MGNVLPKTVSFHTLGCKVNHYETEAIWQLFKDAGYEREEFENDADVYVINTCTVTNTGDRKSRQVIRRAIRRNPDAVVCVTGCYAQTSSAEIMAIPGVDIVVGTQDRSKLLGLIEEYRAERQPINAVRNIMKNRVYEELDVPAFTDRTRASLKIQEGCNNFCTFCIIPWARGLMRSRDPKEVIHQAQQLVDAGYLEIVLTGIHTGGYGEDLKDYNLAALLRDLEAEVKGLKRLRISSIEASQLTDEVIEVLNDSKVIVRHLHIPIQSGSNTVLKRMRRKYTMEFFAERLDRLREALPNLAITSDVIVGFPGETEEEFMETYRFIRDQSFSELHVFPYSMRTGTPAARMTDQIDEAVKNERVHKLIELNDQLAKEYASSFENEVLEVIPEDRYKLDPESGLYEGYTDNYLKVFFEADESMVGKVVRVKLIKAGYPYNEAKYVRVMEEEESVQV, from the coding sequence ATGGGCAATGTGCTACCAAAAACTGTGAGTTTCCATACTCTCGGTTGTAAAGTAAACCACTATGAAACGGAAGCGATTTGGCAACTATTTAAAGACGCAGGTTACGAGCGTGAAGAATTTGAAAATGATGCGGATGTATATGTCATTAATACATGTACCGTTACAAATACAGGGGATAGAAAGAGCCGCCAAGTAATTCGTCGAGCAATCCGTAGAAATCCAGATGCTGTTGTATGTGTAACTGGATGTTATGCGCAAACATCTTCAGCGGAAATTATGGCGATACCTGGTGTAGATATTGTTGTTGGTACACAAGACCGTTCGAAATTACTTGGTCTTATTGAAGAATATCGTGCGGAGCGTCAACCCATTAACGCAGTGCGTAATATTATGAAAAACCGTGTGTATGAAGAGTTGGATGTACCGGCTTTTACAGATCGTACTCGTGCTTCGCTTAAAATCCAAGAAGGTTGTAATAATTTCTGTACATTTTGTATTATTCCATGGGCTCGCGGCCTTATGCGTTCTCGCGATCCTAAAGAAGTGATTCATCAAGCGCAGCAACTTGTTGATGCAGGGTACCTTGAAATTGTACTAACGGGTATTCATACAGGTGGGTACGGTGAGGATTTAAAAGATTATAACTTAGCAGCCTTACTTCGCGATCTTGAAGCGGAAGTGAAAGGGCTGAAGCGTCTTCGTATTAGTTCTATCGAAGCGAGTCAGCTAACAGATGAAGTGATTGAAGTATTGAATGATTCGAAAGTGATTGTCCGTCATTTGCATATTCCTATTCAATCTGGGTCAAACACAGTTTTGAAACGTATGCGTAGAAAGTATACGATGGAATTTTTTGCAGAGCGACTGGATCGTTTACGTGAAGCGCTACCGAACCTTGCCATTACTTCAGACGTTATCGTAGGCTTCCCGGGAGAAACGGAAGAGGAGTTTATGGAAACGTATCGTTTCATTCGTGACCAAAGTTTTTCCGAATTACACGTATTTCCTTACTCCATGCGAACGGGCACACCGGCAGCACGTATGACTGACCAAATTGATGAAGCAGTGAAAAATGAAAGAGTTCATAAACTAATTGAGTTAAATGATCAGCTTGCAAAGGAATATGCGTCTTCATTTGAAAATGAAGTGCTTGAAGTCATTCCGGAAGACAGATACAAACTCGACCCTGAAAGTGGACTTTACGAAGGCTATACAGATAATTACTTAAAAGTGTTCTTTGAAGCTGACGAATCTATGGTTGGTAAAGTTGTTCGTGTAAAGCTAATAAAAGCTGGTTACCCTTATAACGAAGCAAAATATGTTCGTGTAATGGAAGAAGAGGAATCGGTTCAAGTTTGA
- a CDS encoding phosphotransferase: MDISKLLLKKYGLRTSFIKKLGHRKVYMVGTADKTYAFKVYDWPVAIDFHISLLNQIDKNGFRQFPKMISTLDGSSYVEMQGLTYVLSEWIEGIQPSFSNLEHLKTASAFLAFFHCAAKAPNQEPMKNVPNTFLYPTTFNDIKVGGYKMKVVKNRLKEWGQQFGTDPLKIALERMEYAERLFPIDSYKELVKTERKENTFIHGDYNYSNLVFSPEGKVYLLDFDGSHYCVRIIDLLFLCHLHMGKNAEMLLEILKSYHQVRPLSLIEFEVVKSLLFVPGKIYRDINIRTHLNIPIHRDWLIRNLTGYSSTESFDTIKRLSYSDLV, from the coding sequence ATGGATATTAGTAAACTGCTTCTAAAAAAGTATGGATTAAGAACATCGTTTATTAAAAAGCTAGGACATCGTAAAGTATACATGGTTGGCACTGCAGATAAAACCTATGCGTTTAAGGTTTATGATTGGCCGGTTGCTATCGATTTTCATATTTCTCTATTGAATCAAATTGATAAAAATGGTTTCCGTCAATTTCCCAAAATGATTTCGACACTGGATGGTTCGAGTTACGTTGAAATGCAAGGATTGACCTATGTTTTAAGTGAATGGATTGAAGGTATTCAGCCTTCTTTTTCAAATTTAGAACATTTGAAAACTGCTTCGGCGTTTTTAGCTTTTTTTCACTGTGCTGCAAAAGCACCGAATCAAGAGCCTATGAAAAATGTTCCAAATACCTTTTTATATCCTACTACGTTTAATGATATAAAAGTGGGTGGGTATAAAATGAAAGTTGTTAAAAATAGATTAAAAGAATGGGGGCAGCAATTTGGAACGGATCCACTTAAAATTGCGCTTGAAAGAATGGAATACGCTGAACGCTTATTTCCTATAGATAGCTATAAGGAACTCGTAAAAACAGAGAGAAAAGAAAATACATTCATTCATGGGGATTATAATTACTCTAATTTAGTTTTTTCGCCCGAAGGTAAAGTGTATTTACTAGATTTTGATGGCAGTCATTATTGTGTTCGAATTATTGACTTACTCTTTCTATGCCATCTACACATGGGTAAAAATGCGGAAATGCTTTTAGAAATATTAAAGTCATATCATCAAGTAAGACCCTTGAGTCTAATAGAATTTGAAGTTGTTAAATCACTACTCTTCGTACCAGGGAAAATCTATCGGGATATTAATATAAGAACGCATTTAAATATTCCTATTCATAGGGATTGGCTAATTCGAAATCTTACTGGATATTCTTCGACAGAATCCTTTGATACGATTAAACGGTTATCTTACTCCGATTTAGTGTAA
- a CDS encoding glycosyltransferase: MEQTSLSIIIIGQNNVGNLEALLKEVKKLNCLEILMFLSDYNEGTQEVANRWGAQVLWGSPEVMSYKMRAFGAKRAKGDVLLFLDTSLAIKAVDLKRLVSIVQTKKVDLAISTHSYSPQPGYFNYETAEFMLNMIANRRDLTCGSLYHVPFVISREALMLIGPSSLAVPPLAKLIAIRKGLIIQALHVSTKINSKLYKVSIGSDLLLEECLQSLSYWLRRNGERSGYTNLRRRLDILKSQNNGNRPFHYGVTAIIPASNEEDTIGPVIKSALNAGASQVVVVENGSIDNTAKIAKEAGAQVVSFPYRIGHDVGRSVGAINYPSSYYLFLDGDMVISSRELKQFITAVTKNDVDVALNDLSLMLKGKRSWDEVTWSKYFLNTSLKREDLNVNTLTAVPHALSNRALEIIGPENLAVPTVGMVRAVLSGLNVQAIREVDVISKNKVRSDHRSDKGNLTEQLIVGDMCQGLYEIILHKYGRIQ, translated from the coding sequence ATGGAACAAACAAGTTTATCAATAATAATAATTGGGCAAAATAATGTAGGTAATTTAGAAGCACTGTTAAAAGAAGTGAAAAAGTTAAATTGTTTAGAAATACTAATGTTCTTAAGTGATTATAATGAGGGAACTCAAGAAGTAGCTAACCGATGGGGTGCTCAAGTACTTTGGGGTAGTCCAGAAGTAATGAGCTATAAAATGCGAGCATTCGGCGCAAAGCGGGCAAAGGGTGACGTTTTATTATTCTTAGATACTTCGTTGGCGATTAAAGCTGTTGATTTGAAGCGCCTAGTATCCATTGTACAAACTAAAAAGGTAGACTTGGCAATAAGCACTCATTCATATTCCCCACAACCCGGCTATTTTAATTATGAGACAGCGGAATTTATGCTTAATATGATAGCTAATCGTAGAGATCTAACATGTGGTTCACTTTATCATGTTCCATTTGTAATTAGTCGGGAAGCACTTATGCTTATTGGACCTAGTAGTTTAGCGGTACCCCCTTTAGCGAAATTAATAGCAATTAGAAAGGGTTTAATTATTCAAGCACTCCATGTCTCCACCAAGATTAATAGTAAATTGTATAAAGTTTCCATTGGAAGTGATCTTCTTTTAGAAGAATGTCTGCAATCACTATCATACTGGCTGAGAAGAAATGGAGAAAGAAGTGGTTACACCAATTTGAGACGAAGGTTAGATATTTTAAAAAGTCAAAATAACGGAAATCGACCCTTTCATTATGGAGTAACTGCTATAATTCCAGCTTCAAATGAAGAGGACACTATTGGCCCTGTAATTAAAAGTGCCCTTAATGCTGGGGCGAGTCAAGTTGTTGTTGTTGAGAATGGTTCGATTGATAATACTGCTAAAATTGCAAAGGAGGCAGGAGCGCAAGTTGTGTCTTTTCCATATCGAATAGGGCACGACGTCGGTAGATCTGTAGGTGCTATAAATTATCCATCTAGTTATTATTTATTCCTGGATGGAGACATGGTTATTTCTTCTAGGGAGCTAAAACAATTTATCACTGCTGTTACAAAGAATGATGTAGATGTAGCCTTAAATGATTTGAGCTTAATGCTTAAAGGGAAGCGAAGTTGGGATGAGGTGACATGGTCGAAATACTTTCTGAATACTTCTTTGAAACGAGAAGATCTTAATGTGAATACATTAACGGCAGTTCCTCATGCATTGAGCAATAGAGCCCTAGAAATAATAGGACCTGAAAACTTAGCTGTACCAACAGTCGGAATGGTCCGAGCTGTATTGTCTGGACTAAATGTTCAAGCGATTAGAGAAGTTGATGTAATTAGCAAAAATAAGGTTCGGAGTGACCATCGCTCAGATAAAGGGAATCTAACGGAACAACTTATTGTTGGAGATATGTGTCAAGGATTATATGAAATAATACTTCATAAGTATGGAAGGATTCAATAA
- a CDS encoding 16S rRNA (uracil(1498)-N(3))-methyltransferase — protein MQRYFLETSFNPNGEAVLFGEDYKHIVQVMRMAIDEKIIVVAEAEAFITTIKDITEDKVIVQKEGESLPENELPVHITIACGLAKGDKHDLIVQKGTELGVSEVVLFKAERSIVKWDDKKGTKRIERLQKIAHQAAEQCHRTIIPRIESPLTIKQLIAKGQEFDVCLFADEEAAKREERPRLADRVKNLSPNQNVLIVFGPEGGLSRNEAEALQEAKFLPVALGPRILRTETAPLYFLSAVSYEFE, from the coding sequence TTGCAACGATATTTCTTAGAAACAAGCTTCAATCCTAATGGAGAAGCTGTTTTATTTGGCGAGGACTACAAACATATTGTTCAAGTGATGCGGATGGCAATTGATGAAAAAATTATTGTTGTCGCCGAGGCGGAGGCTTTCATTACGACAATAAAAGACATCACCGAGGATAAAGTAATTGTTCAAAAAGAAGGCGAGTCACTTCCGGAAAATGAACTACCCGTGCACATTACAATTGCGTGTGGGTTAGCCAAAGGTGACAAGCATGATTTGATTGTCCAAAAAGGAACGGAACTGGGCGTTTCAGAAGTGGTTCTTTTTAAGGCAGAACGCTCGATTGTGAAATGGGACGATAAAAAGGGAACTAAAAGGATTGAACGATTACAAAAAATTGCACATCAAGCAGCTGAGCAATGTCATCGTACAATCATTCCAAGAATTGAAAGTCCTCTTACCATTAAACAATTAATTGCCAAAGGACAGGAGTTTGATGTTTGCTTATTTGCTGATGAAGAAGCAGCAAAACGAGAAGAACGACCACGTTTGGCAGATAGGGTGAAAAATCTATCACCAAATCAAAACGTTCTCATTGTATTCGGTCCAGAAGGCGGATTATCAAGAAATGAAGCAGAGGCATTGCAAGAAGCTAAGTTTCTACCAGTCGCACTTGGGCCGCGTATATTAAGAACTGAAACTGCGCCGTTATACTTTTTATCTGCTGTTTCTTATGAATTTGAATAA
- the prmA gene encoding 50S ribosomal protein L11 methyltransferase, producing MKWSEIAIHTTHAATEAVANIFHEAGASGVIIEDSKEPHLPRENVFGEIYELDKNDFPTEGVIVKAYLPVNSFLIETMKDIEQAIADLPRYGLDVGLNKIKTSEVDEEDWATAWKQYYHPVKISGRFTIVPTWENYTPVESDELIVELDPGMAFGTGTHPTTVMCMQALEKYVHNGDTVVDVGTGSGVLSIGAAMLGAKSVYALDLDEVAVAAAKENIRLNHVDGTVHVTQGNLLESIDFKPNIIIANILADVIMSFSQDAANLLPEDGLFIVSGIIEEKRDEVKADLTEKGFEIIESVLMEDWVALIAKKKGE from the coding sequence TTGAAATGGTCGGAAATAGCTATCCATACGACACATGCAGCGACAGAAGCGGTTGCGAATATATTTCATGAAGCAGGCGCAAGCGGAGTAATTATTGAGGATTCTAAAGAGCCACATTTGCCCCGTGAAAATGTTTTTGGGGAAATTTATGAGCTAGATAAAAATGATTTTCCGACTGAAGGCGTTATCGTGAAAGCTTATTTACCGGTAAATAGTTTTCTTATTGAAACGATGAAAGATATTGAACAGGCAATTGCCGACCTTCCACGTTATGGATTAGATGTAGGGTTGAATAAAATAAAAACATCTGAAGTAGATGAGGAAGACTGGGCAACTGCTTGGAAACAATATTACCATCCCGTTAAAATTTCTGGCCGCTTTACAATTGTCCCTACATGGGAAAACTACACGCCAGTCGAATCAGACGAACTCATTGTCGAGTTAGACCCGGGAATGGCATTCGGTACAGGAACTCATCCAACAACAGTCATGTGCATGCAAGCACTTGAAAAGTACGTTCATAATGGTGATACCGTTGTAGATGTAGGAACTGGTTCTGGTGTTCTTTCTATTGGGGCAGCAATGCTTGGCGCAAAAAGTGTTTATGCACTTGACTTAGATGAAGTAGCAGTAGCCGCCGCTAAAGAAAATATTCGTTTGAACCATGTGGACGGTACTGTCCATGTTACTCAAGGCAATTTACTTGAGTCTATCGATTTTAAACCAAACATCATTATCGCCAATATTTTAGCGGATGTCATTATGTCTTTCTCTCAAGATGCTGCAAATCTCTTACCAGAGGACGGCCTTTTTATCGTATCAGGCATTATTGAAGAAAAGCGTGATGAAGTAAAAGCGGATCTTACTGAAAAAGGATTTGAAATCATTGAATCTGTTTTGATGGAAGATTGGGTAGCGCTAATTGCAAAGAAAAAAGGCGAGTGA
- the dnaJ gene encoding molecular chaperone DnaJ: MSKRDYYEVLGISKSATKDEIRRAYRKLSKKYHPDLNKADDAEEKFKEVTEAYEVLSDETKKANYDQFGHAGPNQGFGGGGFGGDGFGFEDIFSSFFGGGGRRQDPNAPRKGNDLQYTMTIDFMEAVFGKETEIEIPRDENCGTCDGSGAKKGTSAKTCSHCNGSGEISITQDTPLGRMVNRRACHHCGGTGKFIPEKCTTCRGAGTVKKSVKIKVTIPEGVDDGQQLRVSGQGEPGVNGGPTGDLYIVFRVRPHEKFIREDDDIYLELALTFPQAALGDEIEVPTVQGNVNLKIPAGTQTGTRFRLRGKGVKNVHGRGIGDQHVIVKVITPKKMTEKQKELMRQFAAIGGDSPEEYSSSLFDKIKRTIKGD; the protein is encoded by the coding sequence ATGAGTAAACGTGATTATTATGAGGTTCTCGGCATTTCGAAATCCGCTACAAAGGATGAAATAAGAAGAGCTTATCGTAAATTATCCAAGAAATATCATCCTGACTTAAACAAAGCGGATGACGCAGAAGAAAAATTCAAAGAAGTTACTGAAGCCTATGAAGTGCTAAGTGATGAAACGAAAAAAGCAAATTACGATCAATTTGGCCATGCAGGACCTAACCAAGGTTTCGGTGGGGGTGGATTTGGCGGAGACGGTTTTGGATTTGAAGATATTTTTAGTAGCTTTTTTGGCGGCGGTGGACGTAGGCAAGATCCAAATGCGCCTAGAAAAGGAAATGACCTGCAATATACAATGACGATTGACTTTATGGAGGCTGTTTTTGGAAAAGAAACAGAAATTGAAATCCCTAGAGACGAAAATTGCGGTACATGCGATGGCTCAGGTGCCAAAAAAGGAACTTCTGCGAAAACATGTTCGCATTGTAACGGGTCTGGTGAAATTAGCATAACGCAAGATACGCCACTTGGAAGAATGGTGAATAGAAGAGCTTGTCATCACTGTGGAGGGACAGGTAAATTTATTCCTGAAAAATGTACGACATGTAGAGGGGCAGGAACTGTTAAAAAATCAGTGAAAATTAAAGTGACGATTCCTGAAGGCGTTGATGATGGTCAACAATTACGAGTTTCCGGTCAAGGAGAACCAGGTGTAAACGGTGGACCTACAGGAGATTTATATATTGTTTTCCGCGTCAGACCGCATGAGAAATTTATCCGTGAAGACGATGATATCTATTTAGAATTGGCACTCACATTCCCGCAAGCAGCTTTAGGTGACGAAATTGAAGTACCTACAGTGCAAGGTAATGTAAACTTAAAAATTCCAGCAGGGACCCAAACAGGAACAAGATTCCGCTTAAGAGGAAAAGGTGTGAAGAATGTTCATGGTCGGGGAATCGGTGATCAACATGTCATTGTTAAAGTCATCACTCCTAAGAAAATGACAGAAAAACAAAAGGAACTAATGCGTCAATTTGCAGCTATTGGTGGAGATAGCCCAGAAGAATACTCAAGTTCTCTATTTGATAAAATTAAACGCACTATTAAAGGCGACTGA